One segment of Raphanus sativus cultivar WK10039 unplaced genomic scaffold, ASM80110v3 Scaffold1555, whole genome shotgun sequence DNA contains the following:
- the LOC108862788 gene encoding UDP-glycosyltransferase 71C5: MKKSELIFIPLPETGHLLSTIEFGKRLLDLDRRISMITILSMKLPYAPHADASLASLTSSEPGIRLISLPEIQDPPPIKLLDTSSETYIIDFVAKNIPFLRQTIQDLVSSSAEDSNHVAGLILDFFCVDLIDVGREVNLPSYIFMTSNFGFLGFLQYLPERHRLVSSEEFKESSGDEELPVPAFLERVPAKVLPPGVFDKLSYATLVKIGERLTQAKGILVNSFSEVEPYAVEHFSSGDYPRAYPVGPVLNLTGRTNPGLASAQYEEMMKWLGEQPDSSVLFLCFGSMGVFSSPQIKEIAHALELVGCRFIWAIRTKMEGDGNPHEPLPEGFVDRTMGRGIVCSWAPQIDILAHKATGGFVSHCGWNSIQESLWYGVPIATWPMYAEQQLNAFEMVKELGLTVEIRLDYVADGDRVTLELVSADEIATAIRCLMDGENPIRKKVRDISAAARKAVINGGSSMVATGDFIRDILGDHV, from the coding sequence ATGAAGAAATCAGAGCTGATCTTCATCCCACTTCCGGAGACTGGCCATCTTTTGTCAACGATCGAATTTGGAAAGCGTTTGCTAGATCTCGACCGTCGGATTTCGATGATCACAATCCTCTCCATGAAGCTCCCTTACGCTCCTCATGCAGACGCTTCCTTGGCCTCGCTCACATCCTCCGAGCCTGGGATCCGACTCATCAGCCTCCCGGAGATCCAAGACCCACCTCCAATCAAGCTCCTCGACACTTCCTCCGAGACTTACATCATTGACTTCGTCGCGAAAAACATACCATTTCTCAGACAAACAATCCAAGACTTGGTCTCGTCTTCAGCAGAAGACTCAAACCATGTCGCAGGATTgattcttgatttcttctgcGTGGACTTGATCGACGTCGGGCGCGAGGTGAACCTTCCTTCGTACATCTTCATGACTTCAAATTTCGGTTTCTTGGGGTTTCTACAGTATCTACCGGAACGGCACCGTTTGGTTTCTTCAGAGGAGTTCAAAGAGAGCTCCGGGGATGAGGAGTTGCCGGTGCCGGCGTTTTTGGAACGAGTTCCGGCCAAGGTTCTGCCGCCTGGTGTGTTTGACAAACTCTCTTACGCAACTCTGGTCAAAATTGGCGAGCGGTTGACTCAAGccaagggtattttggtcaaCTCGTTCTCGGAAGTGGAGCCGTATGCAGTTGAACATTTTTCAAGCGGAGATTACCCGCGTGCGTATCCTGTTGGGCCGGTTCTCAACTTAACTGGCCGTACAAATCCTGGCTTAGCTTCGGCCCAATACGAAGAGATGATGAAATGGCTAGGCGAGCAACCAGACTCGTCTGTTTTGTTCCTGTGTTTTGGGAGCATGGGAGTGTTCAGTTCACCTCAGATCAAAGAGATTGCTCACGCGCTCGAGCTAGTAGGATGCAGGTTCATCTGGGCGATACGTACAAAAATGGAGGGAGACGGAAATCCCCACGAGCCGCTTCCAGAAGGATTCGTGGATCGAACAATGGGCCGTGGAATCGTGTGTAGTTGGGCTCCACAGATAGATATCTTGGCCCATAAGGCAACCGGTGGGTTCGTGTCTCACTGCGGGTGGAACTCTATACAGGAGAGTCTTTGGTACGGCGTACCGATCGCGACGTGGCCAATGTATGCAGAGCAACAGCTGAACGCGTTCGAAATGGTGAAAGAGCTGGGTTTGACAGTGGAGATAAGACTTGATTACGTCGCTGATGGTGATAGGGTGACGCTAGAGCTTGTGTCAGCCGATGAAATCGCAACAGCCATCAGATGTCTGATGGACGGTGAGAACCCTATCAGGAAGAAGGTTAGAGATATTTCGGCAGCCGCGAGGAAAGCTGTTATTAACGGTGGATCTTCTATGGTGGCCACCGGAGATTTTATAAGAGACATTCTTGGTGATCACGTTTGA